The genomic window CGTAACCTTGCCATCGCCCGCAAGTACATCGAAAAGAAGCGAGGCTGAGCGGTGGATCCACGGTGGGTCAGCCATCTGAATTCGGCCGCGGGAGAGTGAGAACTGTTAGCCCGGACTGTTCATGATGATTCGTCGCGAGGACGGTGAGGTGAAGTGACCAGTTGGGTTTGCGATCAAGAGATGCGGCCGGACCTCACGGGGCGCGGAGGCGTACTTGACGGTGCGTTGAGCGCCCCGAGGTGAGCACACACCGCTGGGTGCGGCACATCGCCGGCCGCACAAGCAGGAGCTCCATGAATCGTCCGGGCTAGGCTTTCTTGAGCGGTCGCATAACCATGGTCAGATCGCGGCCCTCGAGCCTCGTCGGCATTCGGTCGACTTGGGCCACGTCTTCGAGGTCCTCTGCCACTCTCTTGAGCAACTCGAATCCGTTTTCCGGACGCCTCATCTCACGCATCCGAAACATGATGGTGACCTTCACGTGCTTTCCCTGCTCGAGGAATTTGCGCGCCCGCCGTGTCTTGGTGTCGAAATCATGGATGTTGATATTGGGCCGATACTTGACCTCTTTGATTTCGACCTGGTGTTGCTGCTTCTTGGCCTCTCGGGCCTTTTTTTCCTGCTCGTAGCGGAAGCGCCCGTAATCCATGATCTTGCACACGATCGGCCGCGAGTTGGCCGCGACCTCAACCAGATCAAGACCTTTCTCCCGGGCAAGCGCGAGGGCCTCTTCAACCGGCACCACTCCGACCTGATTTCCTTCGTCGTCGACCAGGCGCACCGGAGAGAGTCTGATTCGTTCATTGATTCGCACCTGGGGTGCTTCGGGGTCCTCACGAAACGCGTACTTTCGGATGGTCGTCCTCCCTTGGTTCGGTTTTTCGATCGATTGTCCACAGCCGCCCTCGGCGGCTGACAATACAAAGCGGAGTATACCACCTAAGGCCTGAAAAACAGTGAGGTGTCAAGGTTCGCCGTCCATCGATCAGGTGGCATCCCGTGGCCGTCCCACGACCCTCACCCATGCTCCGACGACGAAAACTCCTATCACGAGCAGGATCCCCGGATGTGCGCCGACGGCGGCGAACGCGAGGTATCCGACGACCCCGGAGAGTAGTGCCGAAAAGAGCGCATAGGGAAGCTGAGTCCGCACGTGATCGACATGATCGCATCCGGAGGCCATCGAAGACAGGATGGTCGTATCTGAGATTGGCGAACAGTGGTCACCAAACACCGCACCCCCGAGAATCGCTGC from Acidobacteriota bacterium includes these protein-coding regions:
- the infC gene encoding translation initiation factor IF-3 yields the protein MSAAEGGCGQSIEKPNQGRTTIRKYAFREDPEAPQVRINERIRLSPVRLVDDEGNQVGVVPVEEALALAREKGLDLVEVAANSRPIVCKIMDYGRFRYEQEKKAREAKKQQHQVEIKEVKYRPNINIHDFDTKTRRARKFLEQGKHVKVTIMFRMREMRRPENGFELLKRVAEDLEDVAQVDRMPTRLEGRDLTMVMRPLKKA